From a single Paraburkholderia sp. D15 genomic region:
- a CDS encoding cytochrome P450 — MPVATVDDSSRLAHDFDLRHLSPAFYANPYPVYHALRTHEPIRRMPDGSLFLTRFRDVQAVYRDPKTFSSDKTVEFKPKYGDSPLYTHHTTSLVFNDPPRHTRVRKLIAGALTARAIAAMEPGLVRLVDGLLDAAAGRGRIDLIGEFASAIPVEIIGNLLDVPHDERAPLRDWSLAILGALEPSLTDAQRERGNRAVSEFVAYLRDLVARRRHAPGDPQHDVLTRLIQGEEGGEGGEQLSEMELLQNCIFILNAGHETTTNLIGNGLVTLTEWPDARSALLREPELIESTVEECLRFESSNQLGNRMATVDTEIGGVAVARGTPITLCIGAANRDPEQFAEPDRFDIRRTPNRHLAFGFGIHQCAGLSLARLEARVAIGRFVRRFPDYRLDGEPVRGGRVRFRGFAEVPVALETVEDVAP; from the coding sequence ATGCCCGTAGCGACCGTCGACGATTCCTCCCGTCTCGCGCACGACTTCGATCTGCGCCACTTGAGTCCCGCGTTCTACGCGAACCCGTATCCGGTCTACCACGCGCTGCGCACGCATGAACCGATCCGGCGCATGCCGGACGGTTCGCTATTCCTGACGCGATTCCGCGACGTTCAGGCGGTCTATCGCGACCCGAAAACCTTCAGTTCCGACAAGACGGTCGAGTTCAAGCCGAAGTACGGCGACTCGCCGCTCTACACGCATCACACCACGAGTCTGGTTTTCAACGATCCGCCGCGTCATACACGCGTGCGCAAGCTGATTGCCGGTGCGTTGACGGCACGGGCGATCGCGGCGATGGAGCCGGGGCTTGTCCGTCTCGTCGACGGTTTGCTCGATGCCGCCGCCGGCCGCGGCCGCATCGATCTGATCGGCGAGTTCGCGTCGGCGATTCCGGTCGAGATCATCGGCAATCTGCTGGACGTGCCGCATGACGAGCGTGCGCCGCTGCGCGACTGGTCGCTTGCGATTCTCGGCGCGCTCGAACCGTCGCTGACCGACGCGCAACGCGAGCGGGGAAACCGGGCGGTGAGCGAATTCGTCGCGTATTTGCGCGATCTGGTCGCGCGTCGCCGGCATGCACCAGGCGATCCGCAGCACGATGTCCTGACGCGATTGATTCAGGGTGAAGAAGGTGGTGAGGGCGGCGAGCAACTTTCGGAAATGGAGTTGCTGCAAAACTGCATTTTCATTCTGAACGCCGGTCACGAGACCACCACGAACCTGATCGGCAACGGGCTCGTGACGTTGACCGAATGGCCCGACGCACGGAGTGCGTTGCTGCGCGAGCCGGAATTGATCGAGTCGACGGTCGAGGAGTGCCTGCGTTTCGAAAGCTCGAACCAGTTGGGCAACCGCATGGCGACGGTCGATACCGAGATCGGCGGCGTCGCCGTGGCACGCGGCACGCCCATCACGCTGTGCATCGGCGCGGCCAATCGCGACCCGGAGCAGTTCGCGGAGCCGGATCGTTTCGATATTCGTCGTACGCCTAACCGGCATCTCGCGTTCGGTTTCGGCATTCACCAGTGCGCGGGGCTGTCGCTCGCGCGGCTGGAAGCGCGCGTGGCCATCGGCCGTTTTGTGCGGCGATTTCCTGACTACCGGCTGGACGGCGAGCCGGTTCGCGGTGGACGCGTGCGCTTCCGGGGTTTCGCCGAAGTGCCGGTGGCGCTGGAAACGGTGGAAGACGTGGCGCCGTAG
- a CDS encoding Ku protein has product MAHMIWKGAISFGLVHVPVQLYPATQSEKVGFNLLDKRTIDPIGYKQINKRTGKDVTRENIVRGFEYEKEKYVVLSDDEIRSANPESTQTVDILGFVDAPDISFLYLDTPYFLTPDRKGEKVYALLREAMKASGKIGVANVVLHNKQHLAALIPLGPMLALNTLRWAAEVRDIGDFKVPPEGMKAAGVTARELDMAKKLIDDMSDAWDPSNYHDTFRDDIMALVDRKIRAGKTEEIADVETPREARRSADILDLSDLLKRSLGRGKGKPAGSGRKRAGDDEDVEDDDEQDDASAETSAPARKKARSAATASKAGAAGASRGRSGGAAGKSGGGTSSGANGRKRVAAKSTAASASAARKRRAAA; this is encoded by the coding sequence ATGGCACACATGATCTGGAAGGGCGCAATCAGTTTCGGCCTCGTCCACGTCCCGGTGCAGCTTTATCCGGCGACGCAGTCCGAGAAAGTCGGCTTCAATCTGCTCGACAAACGCACGATCGACCCGATCGGCTACAAGCAGATCAACAAACGCACGGGCAAGGACGTGACGCGCGAGAACATCGTGCGGGGGTTCGAGTACGAGAAGGAAAAGTACGTCGTGCTGTCCGACGATGAAATCCGCTCGGCGAATCCCGAATCGACGCAGACAGTCGATATCCTCGGCTTCGTCGATGCGCCCGATATCTCGTTTCTTTATCTCGACACGCCGTATTTTCTGACGCCGGATCGCAAGGGCGAAAAAGTCTACGCATTGCTGCGCGAAGCGATGAAGGCGAGCGGCAAGATCGGCGTGGCAAACGTGGTGCTGCACAACAAGCAGCATCTGGCCGCGCTGATTCCGCTCGGACCGATGCTGGCGCTGAACACCTTGCGCTGGGCCGCCGAAGTGCGCGACATCGGCGACTTCAAGGTGCCGCCCGAGGGCATGAAAGCGGCTGGCGTGACCGCGCGCGAACTCGACATGGCGAAAAAACTGATCGACGACATGAGCGACGCGTGGGACCCGTCGAATTATCACGACACGTTCCGCGACGACATCATGGCGCTGGTCGACCGCAAGATCCGCGCGGGAAAAACCGAGGAGATCGCCGATGTCGAGACGCCGCGCGAAGCGCGCCGCTCGGCGGACATTCTCGATCTGTCGGATCTGCTCAAGCGGAGTTTGGGGCGCGGCAAGGGAAAGCCGGCGGGCAGTGGCCGCAAGCGTGCCGGTGATGATGAGGATGTCGAAGACGACGATGAGCAGGACGATGCCTCGGCCGAAACGTCGGCGCCGGCACGTAAGAAGGCCCGGAGCGCGGCGACGGCATCGAAGGCGGGCGCAGCGGGGGCGTCGCGTGGTCGAAGTGGCGGCGCGGCAGGCAAAAGCGGCGGTGGCACGTCGAGCGGTGCGAACGGCCGAAAACGGGTCGCTGCCAAGAGCACGGCGGCGTCCGCCTCGGCAGCGCGTAAGCGCCGCGCTGCCGCTTGA
- a CDS encoding LysR family transcriptional regulator — translation MARSRSAASTHSSPDAPRAASRERERGRDRERLDLLDVALFVRAALLANVSAAGREFGLSAAVASSRIAQLEKLLGARLLHRTTRRISLTQDGEVFMTRAETLLDAADAARAAVGCGQAAPQGRLRVSMPSSFGRQHVSPVISEFLRRHPGVSVDLRLTDQLVDLVDAGIDVAIRVGVLKDSSLVARRLAVNRRVLCASPAYLAERGTPRHPSELTEHECIILSDQRDWGFVTPTGPIDVRVRGRLVTDNGEVIRDALLDGFGIALKSTWDVAPYLRSGALVSVLDSYPLAETVAIWAVYPSRAFVPPKTLAFIDFLAAHFGDPPYWDEVE, via the coding sequence ATGGCGCGCTCCCGATCCGCTGCTTCGACCCATTCGTCCCCCGACGCTCCGCGCGCCGCTTCCCGGGAGCGTGAGCGTGGGCGGGACCGGGAACGGCTCGATCTGCTCGACGTCGCGCTGTTCGTGCGCGCCGCACTGCTCGCGAACGTGTCGGCGGCCGGCCGCGAATTCGGGCTCTCGGCGGCGGTGGCCAGTTCGCGTATCGCGCAACTGGAAAAACTGCTCGGCGCCCGCCTGCTGCACCGGACCACCCGCCGCATCAGCCTCACGCAGGACGGTGAAGTCTTCATGACGCGCGCCGAGACGCTGCTCGACGCCGCCGACGCGGCCCGCGCGGCGGTGGGCTGCGGGCAGGCGGCGCCGCAAGGCCGCTTGCGGGTGTCGATGCCGTCGTCGTTCGGCCGACAGCACGTGTCGCCGGTCATCAGCGAGTTTCTGCGGCGCCATCCCGGCGTCAGCGTCGACCTGCGGTTGACCGATCAACTGGTCGATCTGGTCGATGCGGGCATCGACGTGGCGATCCGGGTCGGCGTGCTGAAAGACTCGTCGCTGGTCGCGCGGCGGCTCGCGGTGAATCGCCGCGTGCTGTGCGCGTCGCCGGCCTATCTGGCGGAACGCGGCACGCCGCGCCATCCGTCGGAGCTGACGGAGCATGAATGCATCATCCTGTCGGATCAGCGCGACTGGGGGTTCGTCACCCCCACCGGGCCCATCGACGTGCGCGTGCGCGGCCGGCTCGTCACCGATAACGGCGAAGTGATCCGCGATGCATTGCTCGACGGTTTCGGCATCGCGCTCAAATCGACGTGGGACGTCGCGCCGTATCTGCGCAGCGGCGCGCTGGTCAGCGTGCTCGATTCGTATCCGCTCGCCGAAACCGTCGCGATCTGGGCGGTGTATCCGAGCCGCGCGTTCGTGCCGCCGAAGACGCTCGCATTCATCGACTTTCTCGCCGCGCATTTCGGCGATCCGCCGTATTGGGATGAGGTGGAGTGA
- the ligD gene encoding DNA ligase D yields the protein MTDRLAHYTRKRRFDETPEPSGARAGGGQAKGKAARQSASSRNTNASLSYVIQEHHARRLHYDFRLELNGALLSWAVPKGPSLDPSVKRLAVHVEDHPVEYGSFEGEIPPGNYGAGTVIVWDRGTWEPVDGAKEAQRAYEAGKLKFRLHGDKLHGGWTLVRSHMRGSGDKEQWLLIKERDDEARDESDYDVLAARPGSVLAGDTASSVEKRSEAKTASRRTTASKRSHADPGNAKNGENAQNTQNAKNPKRPDIVATRSAPSLRELAQAPSIEGAREAHLPAAFKPQLATLVDSAPAGGEWSYEIKFDGYRVLVRIDAMEKNAGKDKDEGEDKDKDKDKARSRTQNKTQNKANPAVKIFTRAGNDWTAKFSKQVSAFERLGVHSGWLDGEAVVLDERGVPNFQALQNAFDADRPQDIVIYLFDLPFLNGYDLRGVPLEQRRALLRALLETVDDTVLRFSNDFDFSADDLLKSACDMALEGIIGKRRDSGYQSGRSSAWIKLKCRRRQEFVIGGYSEPSGSRAAFGALLLGVYDGDGKLRYAGRVGTGFDAALLRSVKQQLDAHATSRMPFATAPRERSRTPVHWVKPVLVAECNFAEWTGDGIVRQASFLSLRNDKPARQIVKEAPRQGGDVQQEHSMENASGTAPKKRAGKKNAAAERAAEKSTTAKSTTAKSTTAKSTTAKSTAAKSTAAKSAAAKTTAPKTTPSKRAASQPTPKPSTTRSPASAAEIAGVRISHPDRVIDKSTGTRKLDLVRYYESVADWMLPHLRDRPVSLVRAPEGIGGELFFQKHSQKLSIPHVTQHAGLDPGHPPLITVDALDALVGAAQMGTVEFHTWNAVVSNMEKPDRMVFDLDPDAKLDWQRMIDAAQLTRSLLDELGLTSFCKTSGGKGLHIVVPLAKQAGWDDVKAFSQAVAQHMATTLPEHFSAKMGAQNRKGKIFVDYLRNNRGSSTVAAFSARARPGLGVSVPLSWDEVAATTAGDQWTIANLHERLADLKTDPWAAYATTRQRLTAAMRKRLDQAR from the coding sequence ATGACCGACCGACTCGCCCACTACACCCGCAAGCGTCGTTTCGACGAAACGCCGGAGCCGTCGGGCGCGCGTGCTGGCGGTGGTCAGGCAAAGGGCAAGGCAGCGCGCCAATCCGCCTCGTCGCGCAATACAAATGCCTCGCTTTCCTACGTGATCCAGGAACACCACGCGCGGCGCCTGCATTACGACTTCCGGCTGGAATTGAACGGCGCATTGCTGTCGTGGGCGGTGCCGAAAGGGCCGAGCCTCGACCCATCGGTGAAGCGGCTGGCGGTGCACGTCGAGGATCACCCGGTCGAATACGGTTCGTTCGAGGGAGAAATTCCGCCGGGCAACTACGGCGCGGGCACCGTGATCGTGTGGGATCGCGGCACGTGGGAACCCGTCGACGGTGCGAAGGAGGCGCAGCGCGCGTACGAAGCGGGCAAACTCAAGTTCCGGCTCCACGGCGACAAACTGCACGGCGGCTGGACGCTGGTGCGCAGCCATATGCGCGGCAGCGGCGACAAGGAGCAGTGGTTGCTGATCAAGGAGCGCGACGACGAAGCGCGCGACGAAAGCGACTACGACGTGCTGGCGGCGCGCCCGGGCAGCGTGCTGGCGGGGGACACTGCGTCGTCCGTCGAGAAACGAAGCGAGGCCAAGACCGCGTCGCGACGAACCACCGCCTCAAAGCGATCCCACGCCGATCCGGGGAACGCGAAGAACGGCGAGAACGCACAAAACACGCAAAACGCGAAAAATCCGAAACGCCCGGACATTGTCGCGACGCGCAGCGCGCCGTCGCTGCGTGAGCTGGCGCAGGCGCCGTCGATCGAAGGTGCGCGCGAGGCCCATCTGCCCGCCGCGTTCAAGCCGCAACTGGCGACGCTCGTCGACAGCGCGCCGGCGGGCGGCGAGTGGTCGTATGAAATCAAGTTCGATGGGTATCGCGTGTTGGTCCGCATCGATGCGATGGAAAAAAACGCAGGCAAAGACAAAGATGAAGGCGAAGACAAAGACAAAGACAAAGACAAAGCGCGAAGCAGAACTCAAAACAAAACTCAAAACAAAGCCAACCCCGCCGTAAAAATCTTCACCCGCGCCGGCAACGACTGGACCGCGAAATTCAGCAAACAGGTGAGTGCGTTCGAACGGCTCGGCGTCCACAGCGGCTGGCTCGATGGTGAAGCGGTCGTGCTCGACGAGCGCGGCGTGCCGAATTTCCAGGCGCTGCAAAACGCATTCGATGCCGATCGTCCGCAGGACATCGTCATCTATCTGTTCGATCTGCCGTTCCTGAACGGCTACGACTTGCGCGGCGTGCCGCTCGAACAGCGCCGCGCGTTGTTGCGCGCGCTGCTCGAGACCGTCGACGACACGGTGCTGCGCTTCTCCAACGATTTCGACTTCAGCGCCGACGACCTCCTGAAAAGCGCGTGCGATATGGCGCTCGAAGGCATCATCGGCAAGCGGCGCGACAGCGGCTATCAATCCGGACGCTCGTCGGCGTGGATCAAGCTGAAATGCCGGCGCCGCCAGGAGTTCGTGATCGGCGGCTACTCGGAGCCGTCGGGCAGCCGCGCGGCGTTCGGCGCGCTGCTGCTCGGCGTGTATGACGGCGACGGCAAGCTGCGTTACGCCGGGCGCGTCGGCACGGGTTTCGACGCCGCGTTGCTGCGCTCGGTGAAGCAGCAACTCGACGCGCACGCGACCTCGCGCATGCCGTTTGCCACCGCACCGCGCGAGCGTAGCCGCACGCCGGTGCATTGGGTGAAGCCGGTGCTGGTCGCCGAGTGCAATTTCGCGGAATGGACCGGTGACGGTATCGTGCGGCAGGCGTCGTTCTTGAGTCTGCGCAACGACAAACCGGCGCGCCAGATCGTCAAGGAAGCACCCCGTCAAGGAGGCGACGTGCAACAGGAACACTCGATGGAAAACGCGTCCGGCACCGCGCCGAAAAAACGCGCGGGGAAGAAAAACGCCGCTGCGGAGCGCGCCGCTGAAAAGAGCACAACCGCGAAGAGCACAACCGCGAAGAGCACAACCGCGAAGAGCACAACCGCGAAGAGCACAGCCGCGAAGAGCACAGCCGCAAAAAGCGCAGCCGCAAAAACCACCGCCCCAAAAACCACACCATCAAAGCGCGCCGCATCGCAACCCACCCCCAAACCGTCCACCACCCGATCACCCGCATCGGCCGCCGAAATCGCCGGCGTCCGCATCTCCCATCCCGACCGCGTGATCGACAAAAGCACCGGCACACGCAAGCTCGACCTCGTGCGCTACTACGAATCCGTCGCCGACTGGATGCTGCCGCATCTGCGCGACCGGCCGGTGTCGCTGGTGCGTGCGCCCGAGGGCATCGGCGGCGAGCTGTTCTTCCAGAAGCACAGCCAGAAGCTATCGATTCCCCACGTCACGCAGCACGCCGGCCTCGACCCCGGTCATCCGCCGCTGATCACCGTCGATGCACTCGACGCGCTGGTCGGCGCCGCGCAAATGGGCACGGTCGAATTCCACACATGGAATGCCGTCGTATCGAACATGGAAAAGCCGGACCGCATGGTGTTCGACCTCGACCCCGACGCGAAGCTCGACTGGCAACGCATGATCGACGCCGCGCAACTGACCCGGTCGCTGCTCGACGAACTCGGTCTGACGTCGTTCTGCAAGACCAGCGGCGGCAAGGGGCTGCACATTGTGGTGCCGCTCGCGAAGCAGGCCGGCTGGGACGACGTGAAGGCCTTCTCGCAGGCCGTCGCGCAGCACATGGCGACCACCTTGCCCGAGCACTTCAGCGCGAAGATGGGCGCGCAGAACCGCAAGGGGAAGATCTTCGTCGACTATCTGCGCAACAACCGCGGGTCGAGCACCGTGGCGGCCTTCTCGGCGCGGGCGCGGCCGGGGCTTGGCGTGTCCGTGCCGCTGTCGTGGGACGAAGTCGCCGCGACGACGGCCGGCGATCAATGGACGATCGCCAATCTGCACGAACGGCTCGCGGACCTCAAAACCGATCCGTGGGCCGCGTACGCGACAACCCGTCAACGCCTCACCGCAGCCATGCGAAAACGTCTGGACCAGGCGCGTTAG
- the serB gene encoding phosphoserine phosphatase SerB, giving the protein MNLVIQSPAPLSADHHKTLIALARGSRATPIDENALRVADANVEQRADLEVYCSTHRLDYAFVEPGRELRDFGLVAMDMDSTLITIECIDEIADFCGLKAEVAAITEASMRGEIKDFNESLARRVALLAGLDASALERVYEERLQLSPGAEQMLAGVKAAGMKTLLVSGGFTFFTEKLKQRLGLDFIRANTLEIVDGKLTGKVIGEIVNAEVKARTLREICAQLGIKPSRAIAMGDGSNDLKMMAEAGLSVAFRAKPVVREAASVAFNYVGLDGLLRLF; this is encoded by the coding sequence ATGAACCTCGTCATTCAAAGTCCTGCTCCCCTTTCCGCCGACCACCACAAGACGTTGATCGCGCTCGCGCGTGGTTCGCGCGCCACCCCGATCGACGAGAACGCGCTTCGCGTTGCCGACGCCAACGTCGAACAGCGCGCCGACCTCGAGGTCTATTGCAGCACCCACCGCCTGGACTACGCGTTCGTCGAACCCGGCCGTGAACTGCGCGACTTCGGTCTGGTCGCCATGGACATGGATTCGACGCTGATCACGATCGAATGCATCGACGAGATCGCCGACTTCTGCGGCCTGAAGGCCGAAGTCGCCGCGATCACCGAAGCTTCGATGCGCGGCGAAATCAAGGACTTCAACGAAAGCCTGGCACGTCGCGTCGCGTTGCTTGCCGGCCTCGACGCCAGCGCCCTCGAACGCGTCTACGAAGAACGCCTGCAACTCTCGCCGGGCGCGGAACAGATGCTGGCGGGCGTGAAGGCCGCGGGAATGAAAACGCTGCTCGTGTCGGGCGGCTTCACCTTCTTTACCGAGAAACTGAAGCAACGTCTCGGGCTCGATTTCATCCGCGCCAACACGCTCGAAATCGTCGACGGAAAATTGACCGGCAAGGTGATCGGCGAAATCGTCAACGCGGAAGTGAAGGCTCGCACGCTGCGCGAAATCTGCGCGCAACTCGGTATCAAACCGAGCCGCGCCATTGCGATGGGCGACGGCTCGAACGACCTGAAGATGATGGCCGAAGCGGGATTGTCCGTCGCATTCCGTGCGAAGCCCGTGGTACGCGAAGCGGCCAGCGTGGCGTTCAATTACGTTGGACTGGACGGGCTGCTGCGGTTGTTTTGA